In Microcaecilia unicolor chromosome 1, aMicUni1.1, whole genome shotgun sequence, the following are encoded in one genomic region:
- the LOC115463771 gene encoding gastrula zinc finger protein XlCGF71.1-like has translation MSLVANEAMQKQKRKKNQEGHRVETHQIPRQSGNVCENISQGTERRNTKIHQKDQRDPAEDALDGVTENNRELLHTGEKLFTCMKCNKCFTNLSELKIHQKIHMEEKSFVCSMCDKSFISSSCLRRHKIICMEEKMSTFSDFVNNFYQQPGLEYHQRIHVGGRPFMCPDCGKSFQGQSHLERHWVIHTGEKPYTCLDCGKSFNSQSSLERHWMVHTGEKPFACSDCDKSFKDKSSLKAHQKMHIREKLSD, from the coding sequence TAGCTAATGAGGCTATGCAGAaacagaagaggaagaagaatcAAGAAGGACATCGTGTAGAAACACATCAAATCCCAAGACAATCCGGAAATGTCTGCGAGAATATTTCTCAGGGGACCGAGAGGAGAAACACAAAGATTCATCAGAAGGACCAGAGAGACCCTGCAGAAGACGCACTAGATGGAGTCACTGAGAATAACAGGGAGCTGCTGCACACAGGAGAGAAATTATTTACATGTATGAAATGTAATAAATGTTTTACTAACTTATCAGAACTAAAAATTCATCAAAAGATCCACATGGAAGAAAAATCTTTTGTTTGTTCTATGTGTGATAAAAGCTTTATTTCTTCATCATGTCTAAGAAGACACAAAATAATCTGCATGGAAGAGAAAATGTCTACATTTTCAGATTTTGTTAACAACTTTTATCAACAACCGGGTTTAGAATATCATCAGAGGATCCATGTGGGAGGCAGGCCATTTATGTGTCCagattgtggtaaaagctttcAAGGCCAGTCCCATTTAGAAAGACATTGGGTAATTCATACCGGAGAGAAACCATACACCTGTCTAGACTGTGGCAAAAGCTTTAATTCACAATCAAGCTTAGAAAGACATTGGATGGTTcatacgggagagaaaccatttgcgtGCTCAGATTGTGATAAAAGCTTTAAAGACAAATCCAGTTTAAAAGCACACCAGAAAATGCACATCAGAGAGAAACTGAGCGACTGA